From one Gossypium hirsutum isolate 1008001.06 chromosome D08, Gossypium_hirsutum_v2.1, whole genome shotgun sequence genomic stretch:
- the LOC107900846 gene encoding uncharacterized protein isoform X3 produces MKACVGWRRFLFCFPLIFILPHLFSVLELHQNQAVTDSPKEHTKKFDVQNSSGDDAPKKITRKFDHLVLGPAAGEGLPNRLQCRGVKALNKTHFSNPSHPSSVGDGIAFVTVFTIYNNSPDALADGKPSNLVTVGNASYSKPERSMAILNVFINFIQVRMPQSNVIILTDPESDFSLHQNRVTVLPIQGEYSRDKLMLQRIRSYITFLDIRLEKLSQEQGRITHFIFSDSDIAVIDDLGQIFEKYQDFHVALTFRNNKDQPLNSGFIAVRGTRDGILRARTFLQKVLEVYSSKYMKASRMLGDQLALFWVIKSDASFDAKRFSKAQAFIKEIGGASVLFLPCATYNWTPPEGAGQFHGMPLDVKVVHFKGSRKRLMLEAWNYFSSSADISDMLCLILKSGRTKYDF; encoded by the exons ATGAAAGCTTGTGTTGGATGGCGTCGTTTCCTCTTCTGTTTCCCACTTATTTTCATCCTTCCTCATTTGTTCTCCG TTCTGGAATTGCACCAGAATCAAGCAGTCACAGATTCCCCCAAGGAACACACGAAGAAGTTTGATGTTCAGAATTCATCAGGAGATGATGCCCCCAAGAAAATAACCAGGAAATTTGATCACCTGGTTCTTGGACCTGCTGCCGGAGAAGGCTTGCCCAACCGTTTGCAATGCCGAG GAGTTAAAGCTCTCAACAAGACCCATTTTTCAAACCCTTCTCATCCCTCTAGTGTCGGTGATGGTATTGCGTTTGTCACTGTTTTTACCATTTACAACAACTCACCCGATGCTCTTGCAGATGGTAAACCATCAAACTTGGTCACTGTTGGGAATGCTTCATATAGTAAGCCAGAGCGATCTATGGCCATTTTGAATGTCTTCATTAACTTCATTCAG GTGAGAATGCCTCAGAGCAATGTTATTATTCTGACTGATCCAGAATCTGATTTCTCACTGCACCAAAACAGAGTTACTGTACTTCCCATTCAGGGTGAATATTCCCGAGACAAGTTGATGCTTCAAAGAATCAGGTCTTACATT ACATTTCTCGACATCAGGCTTGAGAAGCTGTCGCAGGAGCAGGGGCGTATAACTCATTTCATCTTTTCGGACTCAGATATTGCTGTAATTGATGACTTGGGTCAGATATTTGAAAAGTACCAAGATTTCCATGTGGCTCTTACCTTCAGGAACAACAAAGATCAGCCTTTGAATTCTGGATTTATTGCCGTGAGGGGTACACGTGATGGTATTTTAAG GGCTAGAACATTTTTACAGAAAGTATTAGAAGTCTATAGTTCCAAATACATGAAGGCTTCCCGAATGCTTGGTGATCAGCTGGCCCTTTTCTGGGTCATAAAGTCCGATGCCTCTTTTGATGCAAAAAGATTTAGTAAAGCTCAGGCTTTTATCAAAGAGATCGGTGGTGCGTCAGTGCTGTTTTTACCGTGTGCTACATATAATTGGACACCGCCTGAGGGTGCTGGCCAGTTTCATGGCATGCCTCTGGATGTCAAG GTTGTTCATTTTAAAGGATCAAGGAAACGCTTAATGCTCGAGGCTTGGAACTATTTCAGCTCTTCTGCTGACATTTCAGATATGTTGTGCCTCATCTTGAAGAGTGGGAGAACAAAGTACGACTTTTGA
- the LOC107900846 gene encoding uncharacterized protein isoform X2 translates to MKACVGWRRFLFCFPLIFILPHLFSGVLELHQNQAVTDSPKEHTKKFDVQNSSGDDAPKKITRKFDHLVLGPAAGEGLPNRLQCRGVKALNKTHFSNPSHPSSVGDGIAFVTVFTIYNNSPDALADGKPSNLVTVGNASYSKPERSMAILNVFINFIQVRMPQSNVIILTDPESDFSLHQNRVTVLPIQGEYSRDKLMLQRIRSYITFLDIRLEKLSQEQGRITHFIFSDSDIAVIDDLGQIFEKYQDFHVALTFRNNKDQPLNSGFIAVRGTRDGILRARTFLQKVLEVYSSKYMKASRMLGDQLALFWVIKSDASFDAKRFSKAQAFIKEIGGASVLFLPCATYNWTPPEGAGQFHGMPLDVKVVHFKGSRKRLMLEAWNYFSSSADISDMLCLILKSGRTKYDF, encoded by the exons ATGAAAGCTTGTGTTGGATGGCGTCGTTTCCTCTTCTGTTTCCCACTTATTTTCATCCTTCCTCATTTGTTCTCCGGTG TTCTGGAATTGCACCAGAATCAAGCAGTCACAGATTCCCCCAAGGAACACACGAAGAAGTTTGATGTTCAGAATTCATCAGGAGATGATGCCCCCAAGAAAATAACCAGGAAATTTGATCACCTGGTTCTTGGACCTGCTGCCGGAGAAGGCTTGCCCAACCGTTTGCAATGCCGAG GAGTTAAAGCTCTCAACAAGACCCATTTTTCAAACCCTTCTCATCCCTCTAGTGTCGGTGATGGTATTGCGTTTGTCACTGTTTTTACCATTTACAACAACTCACCCGATGCTCTTGCAGATGGTAAACCATCAAACTTGGTCACTGTTGGGAATGCTTCATATAGTAAGCCAGAGCGATCTATGGCCATTTTGAATGTCTTCATTAACTTCATTCAG GTGAGAATGCCTCAGAGCAATGTTATTATTCTGACTGATCCAGAATCTGATTTCTCACTGCACCAAAACAGAGTTACTGTACTTCCCATTCAGGGTGAATATTCCCGAGACAAGTTGATGCTTCAAAGAATCAGGTCTTACATT ACATTTCTCGACATCAGGCTTGAGAAGCTGTCGCAGGAGCAGGGGCGTATAACTCATTTCATCTTTTCGGACTCAGATATTGCTGTAATTGATGACTTGGGTCAGATATTTGAAAAGTACCAAGATTTCCATGTGGCTCTTACCTTCAGGAACAACAAAGATCAGCCTTTGAATTCTGGATTTATTGCCGTGAGGGGTACACGTGATGGTATTTTAAG GGCTAGAACATTTTTACAGAAAGTATTAGAAGTCTATAGTTCCAAATACATGAAGGCTTCCCGAATGCTTGGTGATCAGCTGGCCCTTTTCTGGGTCATAAAGTCCGATGCCTCTTTTGATGCAAAAAGATTTAGTAAAGCTCAGGCTTTTATCAAAGAGATCGGTGGTGCGTCAGTGCTGTTTTTACCGTGTGCTACATATAATTGGACACCGCCTGAGGGTGCTGGCCAGTTTCATGGCATGCCTCTGGATGTCAAG GTTGTTCATTTTAAAGGATCAAGGAAACGCTTAATGCTCGAGGCTTGGAACTATTTCAGCTCTTCTGCTGACATTTCAGATATGTTGTGCCTCATCTTGAAGAGTGGGAGAACAAAGTACGACTTTTGA
- the LOC107900846 gene encoding uncharacterized protein isoform X1, whose amino-acid sequence MASFPLLFPTYFHPSSFVLRWLFLFATKSFTFLELHQNQAVTDSPKEHTKKFDVQNSSGDDAPKKITRKFDHLVLGPAAGEGLPNRLQCRGVKALNKTHFSNPSHPSSVGDGIAFVTVFTIYNNSPDALADGKPSNLVTVGNASYSKPERSMAILNVFINFIQVRMPQSNVIILTDPESDFSLHQNRVTVLPIQGEYSRDKLMLQRIRSYITFLDIRLEKLSQEQGRITHFIFSDSDIAVIDDLGQIFEKYQDFHVALTFRNNKDQPLNSGFIAVRGTRDGILRARTFLQKVLEVYSSKYMKASRMLGDQLALFWVIKSDASFDAKRFSKAQAFIKEIGGASVLFLPCATYNWTPPEGAGQFHGMPLDVKVVHFKGSRKRLMLEAWNYFSSSADISDMLCLILKSGRTKYDF is encoded by the exons ATGGCGTCGTTTCCTCTTCTGTTTCCCACTTATTTTCATCCTTCCTCATTTGTTCTCCGGTGGTTGTTCCTCTTTGCTACTAAATCATTCACTT TTCTGGAATTGCACCAGAATCAAGCAGTCACAGATTCCCCCAAGGAACACACGAAGAAGTTTGATGTTCAGAATTCATCAGGAGATGATGCCCCCAAGAAAATAACCAGGAAATTTGATCACCTGGTTCTTGGACCTGCTGCCGGAGAAGGCTTGCCCAACCGTTTGCAATGCCGAG GAGTTAAAGCTCTCAACAAGACCCATTTTTCAAACCCTTCTCATCCCTCTAGTGTCGGTGATGGTATTGCGTTTGTCACTGTTTTTACCATTTACAACAACTCACCCGATGCTCTTGCAGATGGTAAACCATCAAACTTGGTCACTGTTGGGAATGCTTCATATAGTAAGCCAGAGCGATCTATGGCCATTTTGAATGTCTTCATTAACTTCATTCAG GTGAGAATGCCTCAGAGCAATGTTATTATTCTGACTGATCCAGAATCTGATTTCTCACTGCACCAAAACAGAGTTACTGTACTTCCCATTCAGGGTGAATATTCCCGAGACAAGTTGATGCTTCAAAGAATCAGGTCTTACATT ACATTTCTCGACATCAGGCTTGAGAAGCTGTCGCAGGAGCAGGGGCGTATAACTCATTTCATCTTTTCGGACTCAGATATTGCTGTAATTGATGACTTGGGTCAGATATTTGAAAAGTACCAAGATTTCCATGTGGCTCTTACCTTCAGGAACAACAAAGATCAGCCTTTGAATTCTGGATTTATTGCCGTGAGGGGTACACGTGATGGTATTTTAAG GGCTAGAACATTTTTACAGAAAGTATTAGAAGTCTATAGTTCCAAATACATGAAGGCTTCCCGAATGCTTGGTGATCAGCTGGCCCTTTTCTGGGTCATAAAGTCCGATGCCTCTTTTGATGCAAAAAGATTTAGTAAAGCTCAGGCTTTTATCAAAGAGATCGGTGGTGCGTCAGTGCTGTTTTTACCGTGTGCTACATATAATTGGACACCGCCTGAGGGTGCTGGCCAGTTTCATGGCATGCCTCTGGATGTCAAG GTTGTTCATTTTAAAGGATCAAGGAAACGCTTAATGCTCGAGGCTTGGAACTATTTCAGCTCTTCTGCTGACATTTCAGATATGTTGTGCCTCATCTTGAAGAGTGGGAGAACAAAGTACGACTTTTGA
- the LOC121219837 gene encoding UDP-glucuronate 4-epimerase 3: MLKHIPSTPGKFKMEKSPYILNKSRWHWHSSIMKLTFWSFIFLGLIFIFFFRSPSSNPIPQDPSRRSLRTHNWGGPAWEKRVRSSARIRSRNGISVLVTGAAGFVGTHVSTALKRRGDGVLGLDNFNDYYDPSLKRARQALLDRTGVFVVEGDINDSTLLKKLFEVVPFTHVMHLAAQAGVRYAMENPSSYVHSNIAGLVSLLEACKSANPQPAIVWASSSSVYGLNSKVPFSEKDRTDQPASLYAATKKAGEEIAHTYNHIYGLSLTALRFFTVYGPWGRPDMAYFFFTRDILKGKTISIFEAANHGTVARDFTYIDDIVKGCLAALDTAEKSTGSGGKKKGPAQFRVYNLGNTSPVPVSDLVSILERLLKVDAKRNVMKLPQNGDVRFTHANISLAQRELGYKPSTDLQTGTKKFVRWYLSYYSGGNKAAG, translated from the coding sequence ATGTTAAAACACATTCCATCCACACCAGGGAAATTCAAGATGGAAAAATCGCCTTACATTCTCAATAAATCGAGGTGGCACTGGCATTCCTCTATTATGAAGCTCACATTTTGGTCCTTTATCTTCTTGGGTTtgatcttcatcttcttctttcgATCTCCTTCTTCGAATCCCATCCCTCAAGACCCATCTCGCCGTTCTCTCCGTACCCACAACTGGGGTGGACCCGCTTGGGAAAAACGGGTGCGTTCATCTGCCCGTATCCGTTCCCGAAATGGAATCTCCGTTTTGGTTACCGGAGCCGCCGGTTTCGTCGGTACCCATGTTTCGACCGCTTTGAAAAGGCGTGGGGATGGTGTTCTTGGACTTGATAATTTCAATGACTACTATGACCCTTCATTGAAAAGAGCTCGTCAAGCGCTCCTGGACCGCACTGGGGTCTTCGTTGTGGAAGGAGACATCAATGATTCGACCCTTTTAAAGAAACTATTCGAGGTTGTTCCATTTACCCACGTTATGCATTTGGCTGCTCAAGCTGGTGTCAGGTATGCCATGGAAAATCCTAGCTCTTATGTGCATAGCAATATTGCTGGTCTTGTTAGTTTACTTGAAGCTTGTAAATCTGCTAATCCACAACCTGCAATTGTGTGGGCTTCTTCGAGCTCTGTCTACGGGCTTAATAGCAAAGTTCCATTTTCTGAGAAAGATAGGACCGATCAACCTGCTAGTTTATATGCTGCTACTAAGAAAGCTGGTGAAGAGATTGCACATACTTACAACCATATATATGGTCTTTCATTAACTGCATTGAGGTTTTTCACAGTTTATGGTCCTTGGGGAAGGCCGGATATGGCATATTTCTTCTTCACTAGGGATATTTTGAAAGGGAAGACCATATCAATATTTGAGGCAGCTAATCATGGTACAGTCGCTAGAGATTTTACCTACATTGATGATATTGTGAAAGGGTGTTTAGCAGCATTGGATACTGCTGAGAAGAGTACCGGGAGTGGAGGGAAGAAGAAGGGTCCTGCTCAATTTAGGGTATACAATTTGGGGAATACTTCACCTGTCCCGGTTTCAGATCTTGTGAGTATCTTGGAGAGGCTTTTAAAGGTTGATGCAAAGAGGAATGTTATGAAGCTGCCGCAGAACGGAGATGTCCGGTTCACTCATGCAAATATTAGCTTGGCTCAGAGGGAGCTCGGATATAAGCCCTCGACAGATTTGCAGACAGGGACGAAGAAATTTGTAAGATGGTATCTCAGCTACTATTCTGGTGGGAACAAGGCTGCTGGATAG